GGCGATATTGCGAAATCAAAAGAAGTATTAGCACATTACTTGACGTTTGAGCCAGGTGATGAGGAAGTTTTAAGTTTATTAGATTATTAATCCCCATTTTGATGGGAAGGAGTGAGTAGAAATGAAAGCATCGATCAGTATTGAAGACAAGAAGGAATTTGTTAGATGGTTGTTGAATAAGCACCAAATGAAGATCAGAGAATCAATGTGGATTCTAAATTATATTGCAGGTCACGATCAAATCATGAAATACGTTCACTTCGTTGATAATGCAGAAGGGTGCCCTCGTGGACTTGTGCTCACTTCTCTAGGAGTGGATGACGAACCGTTTCGTTTCTTTAAAGGCGATATTGTAACGACCGATCCGGAGAAGGCATTTCATGATATCCGTTTGAATTGGGACGAAGATATATATATTCAATTGCATTTCCCAGAGGCGCTCACCTCCCCAAGATACGCCTTTGTACGCGAAGATAATCCATTCCAAGATTTGCTTATTACTGAAAAAGATAAGAAAGTTGCAGCGCAGTTCCTAGATACTGTTGTAGAACATTTTTCAAAAGAGAAATTACTACAAGAAATTGATGAGGCACTAG
The sequence above is drawn from the Listeria weihenstephanensis genome and encodes:
- a CDS encoding ReoY family proteolytic degradation factor — encoded protein: MKASISIEDKKEFVRWLLNKHQMKIRESMWILNYIAGHDQIMKYVHFVDNAEGCPRGLVLTSLGVDDEPFRFFKGDIVTTDPEKAFHDIRLNWDEDIYIQLHFPEALTSPRYAFVREDNPFQDLLITEKDKKVAAQFLDTVVEHFSKEKLLQEIDEALDAHDEERFQSLMEQMKS